A window of the Streptomyces sp. JB150 genome harbors these coding sequences:
- a CDS encoding MerR family transcriptional regulator: MRIGELSRKTGVPVPTIKFYVREGLLPPGELTSRNQATYGEAHERRLRLIRALLDVGGMKVAQIADVLAAVDDPARPLHKVLGAAADRIGGAHGEQDDAQSAAARAAVAGLLARRGWHTSPDSPAGVDLARALAALARLGHESFVEMLDDYADAAERVARADLAYVDRKVAVEDMVEGVVIGTVLGEAVLSALRRLAHVDASARLYGTGGRAGGRRPDGPADSANPANPANRTDSAASADTTDSADSADSAE; encoded by the coding sequence GTGCGCATCGGGGAGTTGAGCCGGAAGACCGGGGTGCCGGTGCCGACGATCAAGTTCTACGTCCGTGAGGGCCTGCTGCCTCCCGGCGAGCTGACCAGCCGCAACCAGGCCACGTACGGCGAGGCGCACGAGCGGCGGCTGCGGCTGATCCGCGCCCTGCTCGACGTGGGCGGCATGAAGGTGGCCCAGATCGCGGACGTCCTCGCGGCCGTCGACGATCCGGCGCGTCCGCTGCACAAGGTGCTCGGCGCCGCCGCGGACCGCATCGGCGGCGCGCACGGCGAACAGGACGACGCACAGTCGGCGGCGGCCCGCGCCGCCGTCGCCGGCCTCCTCGCGCGGCGCGGCTGGCACACGTCGCCGGACAGTCCCGCCGGCGTCGACCTGGCCCGCGCGCTCGCCGCCCTGGCGCGCCTGGGCCACGAGTCCTTCGTGGAGATGCTGGACGACTACGCCGACGCCGCCGAACGGGTCGCCCGCGCGGACCTCGCGTACGTCGACCGGAAGGTGGCCGTCGAGGACATGGTGGAGGGGGTGGTGATCGGCACCGTCCTGGGCGAGGCCGTCCTCAGCGCCCTGCGGCGCCTCGCCCACGTGGACGCCTCGGCGCGGCTGTACGGAACGGGCGGCCGCGCGGGAGGACGCCGACCCGACGGACCGGCGGATTCGGCGAATCCGGCGAATCCGGCGAACCGTACGGACTCGGCGGCCTCGGCGGACACCACGGACTCGGCGGACTCGGCGGACTCGGCGGAATAG